In one window of Microbacterium sp. PM5 DNA:
- a CDS encoding restriction endonuclease subunit S, whose product MTFGFAFKSAEFTDSREAVRLLRGDNIGQGRLRWDGAKRFPQERVGEVTKYQLAIGDVVLAMDRPWIEAGLKYSVVRSGDVPSLLVQRVARLRAKPALDQGYLAAVIGSKEFMDYIVGTQTGSAVPHISGGQIGDFQVDRLPPLAEQAAIARILGVIDDKIESNRRSIALIEELGASLLANALGRETSEVPTLTEQLDSILTVIESGSRPRGGALTDGSGVISLGAESIQSAGVINTKTFKSVPSDYAASMKRGHLANADVLVYKDGGTPGKFIPHVSAFGFGFPVEQAVINEHVYRVRADGRVSQGTLYWLLSSSWMDDEMRRRGTGAAIPGINSTNFREMPIPNMANKAVQEIGATLDQLLERVLRLGTESRRLGSIRDALLPELLSGRIRVPVEESAA is encoded by the coding sequence ATGACGTTCGGATTCGCCTTCAAGAGCGCCGAGTTCACGGATTCTCGGGAAGCGGTGCGTCTTCTGCGTGGCGACAACATTGGTCAGGGTCGCTTGCGATGGGACGGTGCTAAGCGGTTTCCGCAAGAACGCGTAGGCGAAGTCACCAAGTACCAGCTCGCTATCGGCGACGTTGTCCTAGCGATGGACCGCCCCTGGATCGAGGCTGGCCTGAAGTACTCGGTTGTGCGCTCCGGTGATGTGCCGTCACTGCTGGTTCAGCGTGTTGCTCGGCTGAGAGCAAAGCCCGCGCTCGACCAGGGTTACCTAGCTGCAGTCATTGGCAGCAAGGAGTTCATGGACTACATCGTCGGCACTCAGACTGGATCTGCGGTACCCCATATCAGCGGTGGGCAGATCGGAGACTTCCAGGTTGACCGCCTACCCCCGCTGGCAGAGCAAGCGGCCATTGCACGGATTTTGGGTGTGATCGACGACAAGATCGAGTCGAACAGACGGAGCATCGCACTCATCGAAGAACTCGGGGCGTCGCTCCTGGCAAACGCACTGGGACGCGAGACCTCTGAAGTACCAACCCTTACCGAGCAGCTTGACTCCATTCTGACTGTCATTGAGTCGGGAAGTCGACCCCGCGGTGGCGCGTTGACTGATGGAAGCGGGGTTATCAGTCTTGGCGCCGAGAGCATCCAGTCAGCCGGCGTGATTAATACGAAGACCTTTAAGTCCGTTCCGAGCGACTATGCAGCGAGCATGAAGAGAGGCCATTTGGCCAACGCTGACGTTCTCGTCTACAAGGACGGTGGAACACCCGGAAAGTTCATTCCGCATGTCAGCGCGTTTGGTTTTGGGTTTCCGGTCGAGCAGGCGGTCATCAACGAGCACGTCTACCGTGTTCGTGCTGATGGACGTGTGTCACAGGGGACGCTCTACTGGCTATTGAGTTCTTCCTGGATGGACGACGAGATGCGTCGGCGAGGCACCGGTGCCGCAATCCCCGGAATCAATAGCACGAACTTCCGCGAAATGCCGATTCCGAACATGGCGAATAAGGCGGTGCAGGAGATTGGTGCGACTCTCGACCAATTGCTAGAGCGAGTGC
- a CDS encoding class I SAM-dependent DNA methyltransferase, whose product MARVAKPKHQKSLEQTLWEAADKLRGNQEPSEYKHVVLGLVFLKYISDRFEERRQALESELVADGIKPERLAGFLEDRDEYSSHNVFWVPADARWEYIQGRAKLSSVGEDIDRAMDLVEKENASIRGVLPRNYGRDGLDKRRLGELVDLIGSIGFTSTDDHGADDVLGRVYEYFLGQFAGKETGKDAGAFYTPRSVVKTLVEMLEPYKGRVYDPAAGSGGMFVQSAEFVKAHGGKRTDISVYGQEFTDTTWKLAKMNLALRGIEADLGTHSADSFTEDLHPDLRADFVIANPPFNVSDWWDAKLADDPRWKYGTPPQGNANFAWVQHFVYHLSPKGTAGFVLANGSLSSKSGGEGDIRRKLVEAGLVDCIVAMPDKLFFNTGIPVSLWFVSKDRHGNGHRERDDEVLFIDARKLGDMETRRLRVLSDDDIQKIAGTYHAWRNHDGGYEDVPGFAKAASREEIAGHDFVLTPGRYVGTEEAEADDEPIGEKIERLTAELFAEFDRGRELEQEIRTRLGSIAK is encoded by the coding sequence ATGGCCCGAGTAGCGAAGCCGAAGCACCAGAAGTCTCTGGAGCAGACCCTTTGGGAGGCGGCCGACAAGCTGCGTGGCAACCAGGAGCCGAGCGAGTACAAGCACGTCGTCCTCGGCCTGGTCTTCCTGAAATACATCTCGGACCGCTTCGAGGAGCGTCGTCAGGCCCTCGAATCCGAGCTGGTCGCGGATGGCATCAAGCCGGAGCGTCTGGCCGGCTTCCTCGAGGACCGCGACGAGTACTCCAGCCACAACGTCTTCTGGGTGCCTGCCGACGCCCGCTGGGAGTACATCCAAGGCCGAGCCAAGCTCTCCAGCGTTGGCGAGGACATCGACCGGGCGATGGATCTGGTCGAGAAGGAGAACGCCTCCATCCGTGGCGTGCTGCCTCGCAACTACGGCCGTGACGGCCTCGACAAGCGTCGCCTCGGTGAACTGGTCGACCTGATCGGCTCCATCGGTTTCACCTCGACCGATGACCACGGTGCCGACGACGTGCTGGGTCGGGTATACGAGTACTTCCTCGGCCAGTTCGCGGGCAAGGAGACCGGCAAGGACGCCGGAGCCTTCTACACGCCTCGCTCGGTGGTCAAGACGCTGGTCGAGATGCTCGAGCCGTACAAGGGTCGCGTCTACGACCCGGCTGCCGGTTCGGGCGGCATGTTTGTCCAGTCCGCCGAGTTCGTGAAGGCCCACGGCGGCAAGCGAACCGACATCTCCGTCTACGGCCAGGAGTTCACCGACACCACCTGGAAGCTGGCCAAGATGAACCTCGCCCTGCGAGGCATCGAGGCTGACCTCGGTACACACTCCGCCGACTCGTTTACCGAAGACCTGCACCCGGATCTGCGGGCTGACTTCGTGATCGCCAACCCGCCGTTCAATGTCTCGGACTGGTGGGACGCCAAGCTCGCCGACGACCCTCGGTGGAAGTACGGCACACCTCCGCAGGGCAACGCCAACTTCGCCTGGGTGCAGCACTTCGTCTATCACCTGAGCCCCAAGGGCACTGCGGGCTTCGTCCTAGCCAACGGCTCGCTCTCTTCCAAGAGCGGCGGCGAGGGCGACATCCGCCGCAAGCTGGTCGAGGCGGGACTGGTGGACTGCATCGTCGCCATGCCCGACAAGCTCTTCTTCAACACCGGCATCCCGGTGTCGCTCTGGTTCGTCTCCAAGGACCGCCACGGCAACGGCCACCGCGAGCGTGACGACGAGGTGCTGTTCATCGACGCCCGTAAGCTCGGCGACATGGAGACCCGCCGTCTGCGGGTGCTCTCCGACGACGACATCCAGAAGATTGCTGGCACCTACCACGCCTGGCGGAACCACGACGGTGGCTACGAAGACGTCCCGGGCTTCGCCAAGGCGGCCTCGCGTGAGGAGATCGCCGGCCACGACTTCGTCCTGACTCCCGGACGCTACGTCGGCACCGAAGAAGCCGAAGCTGACGATGAACCCATCGGCGAGAAGATCGAGCGGCTGACTGCCGAGCTGTTCGCTGAGTTCGACCGCGGGCGGGAGCTGGAACAGGAGATCAGAACACGTCTCGGGAGCATCGCAAAATGA
- a CDS encoding zinc ABC transporter ATPase has product MIERARETAPSEPGVYKMPCGECVVDFFVTAEGEERWLVAGDGHSYTRESVVIARHGEHPWVRLYSLADAAAEIARLAALGERDLDRVVEDLIESIDDREGESIERERADMREAPLADVADRFGVELGDERHLTPDA; this is encoded by the coding sequence ATGATCGAGCGCGCCAGGGAGACGGCGCCATCCGAGCCCGGCGTCTACAAGATGCCGTGCGGTGAGTGCGTGGTCGACTTCTTCGTCACCGCGGAGGGCGAGGAGCGTTGGCTCGTGGCAGGCGACGGCCACTCCTATACGCGAGAGTCAGTCGTGATCGCGCGGCACGGGGAGCATCCCTGGGTGCGTCTCTACTCGCTCGCCGACGCCGCAGCGGAAATCGCAAGGCTCGCCGCGTTGGGCGAACGTGATCTGGATCGCGTAGTCGAGGACTTGATCGAGTCGATCGACGACCGCGAGGGCGAGAGCATTGAGCGTGAACGCGCCGACATGCGCGAGGCGCCGCTCGCGGACGTCGCTGATCGCTTCGGGGTCGAACTCGGCGACGAGCGGCACCTAACTCCGGACGCGTGA
- a CDS encoding HNH endonuclease signature motif containing protein — MATTESPTTRAERTAVGEIVEALVDRRRRIAALQAEEATLLHAAQQHALAQRNAAYVDREAPDDITIRSIAAEIGAATQQSDRTIQSRMDEASMLVTRFPATLNALTAGRISRAHAAVITDAGGRLIDDDARAAYEAAVLPVAERETVGRLRPVARRLADAIHPTPIDERHRYARRQRRVWVCDREDGIAELGLTGPAHLVHGVYDRLTQLARAVLDAPRPSAPDDEKIPATVDAASATAPDMRRLDEVRVDVALDLLLCGHATAEASTTSIAAADAIRARIQVTIPVMSLLGGADEAADLTGYGPIDPDLARQLAGTAAGWDRLLTSPTTGAVLAVDRYRPSRDQLRLLRARDEHCRFPGCRQPMPRCDVDHTVAREHDGPTSVTNLAHLCRRHHTLKHHSAWRVRQRADGTLEWTSPTGRRYDDLPARTLVFEPPPF; from the coding sequence ATGGCCACCACCGAGTCCCCCACGACGCGCGCTGAGCGTACGGCCGTCGGTGAGATCGTGGAGGCCCTCGTCGACAGACGCCGTCGCATCGCGGCACTGCAGGCGGAAGAGGCGACCCTGCTGCACGCCGCCCAGCAGCATGCACTCGCGCAGCGCAACGCCGCGTACGTCGATCGAGAGGCTCCCGACGACATCACGATCCGGTCGATCGCCGCCGAGATCGGCGCGGCGACACAGCAGTCCGATCGCACGATCCAATCGCGTATGGATGAGGCATCGATGCTCGTGACACGCTTTCCGGCGACGCTCAATGCACTGACGGCCGGCCGGATCAGCCGCGCTCACGCGGCGGTGATCACGGATGCCGGGGGACGCCTGATCGACGACGACGCCCGCGCCGCCTACGAAGCGGCGGTCCTGCCGGTGGCCGAACGCGAGACCGTCGGCCGACTGCGGCCCGTCGCCCGCCGCCTCGCCGACGCCATTCACCCGACGCCGATCGATGAGCGCCACCGCTACGCCCGCCGCCAGCGCCGCGTTTGGGTCTGCGATCGCGAAGACGGTATCGCGGAGCTCGGACTCACCGGCCCTGCCCACCTCGTGCACGGCGTCTACGACCGCCTGACCCAGCTCGCACGCGCCGTCCTCGACGCGCCCCGCCCCTCAGCCCCGGACGACGAGAAGATCCCGGCGACCGTGGATGCCGCGTCTGCCACCGCTCCCGACATGCGACGACTGGATGAGGTTCGCGTCGACGTCGCACTCGACCTCCTGCTCTGCGGACATGCGACCGCTGAAGCGAGCACCACGAGCATCGCCGCGGCCGATGCGATCCGTGCGCGCATCCAGGTCACGATTCCCGTGATGAGCCTCCTCGGCGGCGCGGACGAGGCGGCCGACCTGACCGGATACGGCCCGATCGACCCCGACCTCGCACGGCAGCTCGCGGGCACCGCCGCCGGGTGGGATCGGTTGCTCACCAGCCCGACGACCGGAGCCGTCCTCGCCGTCGACCGCTACCGCCCCTCCCGTGACCAGTTGCGCCTGCTCCGCGCGCGCGACGAGCACTGCCGTTTTCCCGGATGCCGCCAGCCGATGCCCCGCTGCGACGTCGACCACACCGTCGCCCGAGAACACGACGGACCGACGTCGGTCACGAACCTGGCGCATCTGTGCCGACGGCATCACACCCTCAAACACCATTCCGCCTGGCGCGTCCGCCAGCGGGCGGACGGCACTCTCGAATGGACGAGCCCGACGGGGCGGCGATACGACGACCTTCCCGCGCGCACTCTCGTCTTCGAGCCACCGCCGTTCTGA
- a CDS encoding DUF2207 domain-containing protein, with the protein MGRVRARIVGVALAIVGIAVAVAAGTASPAWAGAASPAWAGAATAVDDFSFSSMTADYTLTRAADGTSRLRVVETLVAQFPDADQNHGIRRQIPDSYNGQPLRPSLVSVTDDDGSPRPSEVEDQDGVFSVVSRSDEYLRGAQTFILTYTLENVTWVFPDSGLEFYWDVNGVDWGQPFERVTARLHLDAALAASLTGSMSCYQGVQDAHTSCASISSAPDAAGGAGGVVVTAVADGVQPHQTLTMAVGFAEGTFATFDSGYLASPFGWGQLGAGLLAVGAGVLGLRARRRELADEPGRATIIAEYDPPKIVDALESAVLLGQSSKAIPAEVLEQAVRGSIRILESDGRGWGKPALIAELVDRSNADGDGMMLLDGLFPGGAPGAQYRFGKQDTRFSRVAQKILAAAETELMARGLRRPVPLRARWLPILLAVVGAGLALGLGFVAIGAYVHPAVPWTVIGISVAIAVVVIGLCSRKPLTALGAETRDHLRGLEEFIRWAEADRIRMLQSPAGAERVAVDVNDPRQKLDLYEKLLPYAVVFGQEKQWSAELAVLYTAVGAAGPYWYYGTGVFDASSFSAGIGSLSSAAMSSSSTSGGSGGGGSAGGGGGGGGGGGV; encoded by the coding sequence ATGGGGCGCGTACGTGCACGGATCGTCGGCGTCGCGCTCGCGATCGTCGGTATCGCGGTCGCGGTGGCGGCCGGAACGGCGAGTCCTGCGTGGGCCGGAGCGGCGAGTCCTGCGTGGGCCGGAGCGGCGACAGCGGTCGACGACTTCTCCTTCTCGTCGATGACGGCCGACTACACCCTGACGCGGGCCGCCGACGGCACCAGTCGGCTGCGGGTCGTCGAGACGCTCGTCGCACAGTTCCCTGACGCGGATCAGAACCACGGCATCCGCCGCCAGATCCCCGACTCCTACAACGGTCAGCCGCTGCGCCCCTCACTCGTCTCGGTGACGGACGACGACGGATCACCACGACCGAGCGAGGTGGAAGATCAAGACGGCGTATTCTCGGTCGTCTCGCGGTCGGACGAGTACCTGCGCGGTGCGCAGACCTTCATCCTCACCTACACGCTCGAGAACGTGACGTGGGTCTTCCCCGACTCCGGCCTGGAGTTCTATTGGGACGTCAACGGGGTCGACTGGGGCCAGCCGTTCGAACGCGTGACCGCTCGACTGCATCTGGATGCGGCGCTGGCGGCATCCCTGACGGGGAGCATGTCGTGCTACCAGGGAGTGCAGGACGCCCACACGTCGTGCGCGTCGATCTCGTCGGCTCCGGATGCCGCGGGCGGTGCCGGGGGCGTCGTCGTCACGGCCGTCGCCGACGGCGTTCAGCCGCACCAGACCCTCACGATGGCCGTCGGGTTCGCGGAGGGGACCTTCGCGACCTTCGATTCCGGATACCTGGCCTCTCCCTTCGGCTGGGGTCAGCTGGGTGCGGGTCTGCTCGCCGTCGGAGCGGGCGTTCTGGGGCTGCGTGCGCGGCGACGAGAGCTGGCGGATGAGCCCGGTCGCGCAACGATCATCGCCGAGTACGACCCCCCGAAGATCGTGGATGCGCTCGAGAGCGCCGTGCTGCTCGGACAGTCGTCGAAGGCGATCCCGGCGGAGGTGCTGGAGCAGGCGGTGCGCGGGTCGATCCGCATCCTGGAGTCCGACGGGCGCGGCTGGGGCAAGCCCGCGCTGATCGCAGAGCTCGTGGACCGCTCCAACGCGGACGGCGACGGGATGATGCTGCTGGACGGACTGTTCCCGGGCGGGGCTCCGGGCGCGCAGTACCGGTTCGGAAAGCAGGACACGCGGTTCTCCAGAGTCGCGCAGAAGATCCTCGCGGCGGCGGAGACGGAGCTGATGGCCCGCGGACTGCGGCGGCCGGTGCCGCTTCGTGCCCGCTGGCTGCCGATCCTGCTCGCCGTGGTCGGTGCGGGACTGGCTCTGGGCCTGGGGTTCGTCGCGATCGGTGCGTACGTGCACCCCGCCGTTCCGTGGACGGTGATCGGCATCAGTGTGGCGATCGCCGTGGTGGTGATCGGGCTGTGCTCCCGTAAGCCGCTGACGGCGCTCGGCGCCGAGACCCGCGATCACCTGCGCGGGTTGGAGGAGTTCATCCGGTGGGCCGAGGCCGACCGCATTCGGATGCTGCAGTCGCCGGCGGGTGCGGAGCGGGTGGCGGTCGATGTGAACGACCCGCGCCAGAAGCTGGATCTGTACGAGAAGCTGCTCCCGTACGCGGTCGTGTTCGGCCAGGAGAAGCAGTGGTCGGCGGAGCTGGCGGTGCTGTACACGGCGGTCGGCGCGGCCGGTCCGTACTGGTACTACGGCACCGGAGTCTTCGATGCGTCGTCGTTCTCGGCGGGGATCGGTTCGCTCTCGAGCGCCGCGATGTCGTCGTCATCGACGTCGGGTGGATCGGGAGGGGGCGGTTCCGCCGGGGGCGGGGGCGGGGGTGGCGGAGGCGGCGGCGTCTGA
- a CDS encoding MarR family winged helix-turn-helix transcriptional regulator translates to MTDRRLAISAWESLFRAQHEILREISEDFGEDELTQAEYDVLLTVVRGDDNSARLRDVTANMLISQPSVSRLVDRMVARDLISKCVDPLDGRGAVVRATERGVAAFRRLATVHGRSIAERMSVLSDDELAQLQRLTTKLRGA, encoded by the coding sequence ATGACCGACCGCCGCCTCGCCATCTCCGCGTGGGAGAGCCTCTTTCGCGCGCAGCACGAGATTTTGCGCGAGATCAGCGAAGACTTCGGCGAGGACGAGCTGACACAGGCCGAGTACGACGTGCTGCTCACCGTCGTCCGGGGTGATGACAACAGTGCGCGCCTGCGCGACGTGACCGCCAACATGCTCATCAGCCAGCCGAGCGTCTCGCGACTGGTCGACCGCATGGTCGCCCGCGACCTCATCAGCAAGTGCGTCGATCCGCTCGACGGGCGCGGCGCGGTCGTCCGCGCGACCGAACGGGGGGTGGCCGCCTTCCGGCGCCTCGCGACCGTGCACGGTCGATCGATCGCCGAGCGGATGTCGGTGCTCAGCGACGACGAGCTGGCACAGTTGCAGCGACTGACGACGAAGCTGCGGGGCGCCTGA
- a CDS encoding DUF4287 domain-containing protein, which translates to MSFQAYLDNIEDKTGRTPQELVDEASAKGFGPGTKAGEIVAWLAEDYGLGRGHAMALVHVITKGPKIASTHVGSGTAHSDESDTLWLEGKATNPSRGS; encoded by the coding sequence ATGTCGTTTCAGGCATATCTCGACAACATCGAGGACAAGACCGGGCGGACGCCGCAGGAGCTCGTAGACGAAGCCAGCGCGAAGGGCTTCGGACCGGGGACGAAGGCGGGTGAGATCGTCGCATGGCTCGCCGAGGACTACGGGCTCGGGCGCGGGCACGCGATGGCGCTCGTGCACGTGATCACAAAGGGGCCCAAGATCGCGTCGACCCACGTGGGCAGCGGCACGGCGCACAGCGACGAGAGCGACACGCTGTGGCTCGAGGGGAAGGCGACGAACCCGTCGCGCGGGTCCTGA
- a CDS encoding DUF2804 domain-containing protein: MTAPPVAREREITEPVALTGPDGRLNPAAIGFARAPLIDTRGIGRGRFVRSWGRNKRWEYWNVMTPTHIVSLTVSSLDYAAVHEVWIHDRATTRSWGRSVTVLPSREVSLPASLGTGIAIARHADLAATITPAERGTLWRLHAEIADASFDITVRRPPGHELLAVVVPWSSRRFQYTVKDVALPASGVLTLDGIDYDVGQGSWAVLDHGRGRWPYDVSWNWGAGSGTLADGRSLGIQVGGRWTDGTGSTENAVLLDGVLHKISASVVWEYERAAPLRPWRVRGGGLDAVFTPFYDKKSATNLGVVSSRTDQCFGTWSGTFAGDGGVIAFDGIEGFAEDVRNRW, encoded by the coding sequence ATGACCGCACCCCCCGTCGCGCGCGAGCGCGAGATCACCGAACCCGTCGCCCTCACCGGTCCCGATGGTCGACTCAACCCGGCGGCGATCGGCTTCGCCCGCGCGCCGCTCATCGACACCCGTGGCATCGGGCGCGGACGTTTCGTCCGCTCGTGGGGACGCAACAAGCGCTGGGAGTACTGGAACGTCATGACTCCCACGCACATCGTCTCGCTCACGGTGTCGTCGCTGGACTATGCGGCCGTGCACGAAGTGTGGATCCATGATCGCGCCACGACCCGGTCGTGGGGTCGCAGTGTGACGGTGCTGCCGTCGCGCGAGGTGTCCCTTCCCGCGTCGCTCGGCACGGGCATCGCCATCGCGCGACACGCGGATCTCGCCGCGACGATCACTCCCGCCGAGCGGGGAACGCTCTGGCGCCTGCACGCGGAGATCGCGGACGCGTCTTTCGACATCACGGTGCGCCGCCCGCCCGGACACGAGCTGCTGGCGGTCGTGGTGCCATGGTCGTCTCGGCGCTTCCAGTACACCGTGAAGGATGTCGCGCTCCCGGCATCCGGGGTGCTGACGCTCGACGGCATCGACTACGACGTCGGGCAGGGATCGTGGGCGGTGCTCGACCACGGGCGGGGGCGCTGGCCCTACGACGTGTCGTGGAACTGGGGTGCGGGATCGGGCACCCTCGCAGACGGGCGCAGCCTCGGCATCCAGGTCGGGGGACGGTGGACCGACGGGACGGGCTCGACGGAGAACGCCGTCCTGCTCGACGGCGTTCTGCACAAGATCTCTGCGTCGGTGGTCTGGGAGTACGAGCGCGCGGCGCCGTTGCGTCCGTGGCGGGTGCGCGGGGGAGGCCTGGATGCCGTGTTCACCCCGTTCTACGACAAGAAGTCGGCGACGAACCTCGGCGTGGTCTCCTCGCGAACGGATCAGTGCTTCGGCACCTGGTCGGGGACGTTCGCCGGGGACGGCGGCGTGATCGCGTTCGACGGCATCGAAGGTTTCGCAGAGGATGTCCGCAACCGGTGGTAG
- a CDS encoding Hsp20/alpha crystallin family protein, with protein MATYDPFRDLDRIASGLFDTRRGPRRMPMDLYRDGDHYVLSADLPGIDPGSVDIDVDGQLLTIRAERTLSEGDGVKWITRERETASFLRQLNLGQGIDTDGIAATYSNGVLTVTIPVSEKAKPRKVQVVADGAAPTIQAHESAQEPQPVEQ; from the coding sequence ATGGCCACGTATGACCCGTTCCGTGACCTCGACCGCATCGCGTCGGGCCTCTTCGACACGCGCCGCGGACCCCGCCGGATGCCGATGGACCTTTACCGCGACGGCGACCACTACGTGCTCAGCGCCGACCTTCCGGGAATCGACCCGGGCTCGGTCGACATCGATGTGGACGGCCAGCTGCTGACCATTCGTGCCGAGCGCACCCTCAGCGAGGGCGACGGCGTGAAGTGGATCACGCGCGAGCGTGAGACCGCGAGCTTCCTCCGCCAGCTGAACCTCGGTCAGGGAATCGACACCGATGGCATCGCCGCCACCTACAGCAACGGCGTGCTGACGGTCACGATCCCCGTGAGCGAGAAGGCGAAGCCGCGCAAGGTCCAGGTCGTCGCCGATGGCGCGGCGCCGACGATCCAGGCGCACGAATCCGCGCAGGAGCCGCAGCCGGTCGAGCAGTAG
- a CDS encoding L-serine ammonia-lyase, iron-sulfur-dependent, subunit alpha: MSAYVSAFDLFSIGVGPSSSHTVGPLRAARDFARRVGDLPGLFRVECALYGSLGATGIGHGTPDAVVAGLQGFAAETVDPARVRGAWTDWVDGAHLLLDGRIPIPFSRSDISLAPRTRLPGHPNAMTLVARDADGIALREDTYYSIGGGFIRREGASDAVAAASFPLPYATAAQLLDVCDTYGLTIAEVARRNEEALRPEADVAAGLDAIWDAMAACVDAGLHADGVLPGVLKVKRRAGAIRAQLESVEATGRELPGEWLGAFALAVNEENAAGGRVVTAPTNGAAGILPAVAMYWWRFLADAGIGAENAVTPYGELVGSALLGLHGPEGGESGDAAHRAEGVVATAQELAEANRRRGIRRFLLTATALGSLFKANASISGAEGGCQAEVGSACAMAAGGLTAVMGGTNRQIENAAEIAMEHHLGLTCDPVGGLVQIPCIERNAIAASTAVTAARLALRGDGTHYVPLDAVVETMRQTGIDMSTKYKETSEGGLAVNVVEC, encoded by the coding sequence GTGAGTGCGTACGTCTCGGCGTTCGACCTGTTCTCCATCGGGGTAGGACCATCGAGCTCCCATACGGTGGGCCCGCTGCGCGCGGCCCGAGATTTCGCGCGCCGCGTCGGGGATCTGCCGGGGCTCTTCCGGGTGGAGTGCGCCCTTTACGGTTCGCTCGGCGCCACCGGCATCGGACACGGCACGCCCGACGCGGTCGTCGCGGGCCTGCAGGGGTTCGCGGCCGAGACCGTCGATCCGGCGCGCGTGCGGGGTGCCTGGACCGATTGGGTCGACGGAGCGCACCTCCTCCTGGACGGTCGCATCCCGATCCCTTTCTCGCGCTCAGACATCTCGCTCGCACCGCGGACGCGTCTTCCCGGACACCCCAACGCGATGACCCTCGTCGCGCGTGATGCCGACGGAATCGCGCTGCGCGAAGACACCTACTACTCGATCGGTGGAGGGTTCATCCGGCGCGAGGGCGCGTCGGATGCGGTGGCCGCGGCATCCTTCCCGCTGCCGTACGCGACGGCGGCGCAGCTGCTGGACGTCTGCGATACCTACGGGCTCACGATCGCGGAGGTCGCCCGGCGCAACGAGGAGGCGCTGCGACCGGAAGCAGACGTCGCGGCCGGCCTCGACGCGATCTGGGACGCCATGGCGGCGTGCGTCGATGCGGGCCTGCACGCCGACGGGGTGCTGCCGGGAGTGCTGAAGGTGAAGCGGCGTGCGGGCGCGATCCGCGCGCAGCTGGAGAGCGTCGAGGCGACGGGGCGCGAGCTTCCCGGTGAGTGGCTCGGCGCGTTCGCGCTGGCCGTCAACGAGGAGAACGCCGCCGGTGGACGGGTCGTGACGGCGCCGACGAACGGTGCCGCCGGCATCCTGCCCGCCGTCGCGATGTACTGGTGGCGCTTCCTCGCGGATGCCGGGATCGGCGCCGAGAATGCGGTGACGCCCTACGGCGAACTCGTCGGCTCGGCGCTTCTCGGGCTGCACGGTCCGGAGGGCGGCGAATCCGGCGATGCGGCCCACCGAGCCGAGGGCGTCGTCGCCACCGCGCAGGAGCTCGCCGAGGCGAACCGTCGTCGCGGCATCCGTCGATTCCTCTTGACGGCCACGGCTCTCGGTTCGCTCTTCAAGGCCAACGCCTCGATCTCGGGAGCCGAGGGCGGGTGTCAAGCCGAGGTCGGCTCGGCGTGCGCGATGGCTGCCGGCGGCTTGACCGCGGTGATGGGCGGCACGAACCGCCAGATCGAGAACGCCGCCGAGATCGCGATGGAGCACCATCTGGGTCTGACGTGCGACCCCGTGGGCGGACTCGTGCAGATCCCCTGCATCGAGCGCAACGCGATCGCGGCATCCACCGCGGTCACCGCCGCGCGCCTCGCGCTGCGTGGCGACGGCACGCACTACGTACCGCTGGATGCCGTGGTCGAGACGATGCGTCAGACCGGCATCGACATGTCGACCAAGTACAAGGAGACCAGCGAGGGCGGACTCGCCGTCAACGTCGTGGAGTGCTGA